GGTACGCGGTCgctggggaggaggttggggggagaaaaaaaatgggttACCGGCCGGCTTATAAGCCTTAGCGAGAAGGGAGGTGGCTGGCCTGACACTTGTTTGGCCGAAGAAAAAACTGTCACGTATCGGTACTGTCAGTTAGTTGATGAACCATGTCTTTAAAATGTCGTTTTAAAGCTAGGTTGACGTCATCGTTTGAAGCCTGGTTAGGAGATGCGTAATAATGGGAGAACACCAAGGGTTTTCGTAACTATCGAGAAATGATCGATAATTGAGCCCCAAGACCCAGGGAAGAGCTAGGAGAGACGCCGGCATGGTTGAGATATATATAACAGTGGGTTGTGGATACCGGTCTCTGAAATTAAACGTTAGCCTAAATCGATCGCCAACCAGCCcttaatgataaggaagatatgGGCGTGGGAATAGGAAGATGTTGACAGCGGGCTTCTAAATTTATTTTGAAATGGCATTACCCTTGACCATGAATTTCTCTCGGCAAATGAGTCGGTGTAATTTGCGTTAATAAAGTCAGTGCTAATTGCGCTTCATTGAATAATGTGCGTCTTTTGGTTGTCTTGGATGGCAAAACCTTTGTGCAGTATACGAGCGTGTTGAAACCCGGTCCAGTGTCAGGGTTGGTAGGcctgtcacctcccccccccccagctgatTGTGACGCCGCCGCCGGGAAAAAGGAAATATTGTACTGTTACGATGTTTATCAGAATGGaacatgttttttgtttcttctgctAACTCTTAAAAATGCGATAGATTTTTGTGTTTCTTAACCCGCGCGCAAGTCTTCCTCCCTTAGGCCTAGTCTAAAGACCTTTGACGAATCCTTTTTCTAGCCTGCCTTCATTTTAGGTCTCTCTATCCTTGGGTCGTGTATCACTAGGGTTTTCCATCCTCCAAGCAGCCGGCTTTTCATAAGTAGTATTTAGCTCAAGTTCGCCGCGGCCGCAATTGGGCGCGGTGGTGTAAGGGCTCACCGGCCGGCGACCAGAATTATTGCCAACTCCTACCTTGGCATTGGTTGGCACGGCGCCTCGCCCTCGccgctctccctctcaactctttACCTGTTGCTGGTTTTGGGAATGTTGGAAAGGGGGAGTGCTTGCGTgcccatgtttctctctctctctctctctctctctctctctctctctctctctctctctctctctctctctctctctctctctctctctctctctctctctctctctctctctctctctctctctctctctctctctctctctctctctctctctgcgcgagTGCGAGcgactcactcgctcactcacaagGTGCAAAAAAGCTactataaacaaactaaattgatTGAATTTCGAGAAGCACGCGGACACGCACATGTACAGTATgcacatccgtatatatacatttgtacatgtatacatacatacatgcacatgcatatgtatgtatacttgtacatccatccatgcatacatacatacatacatgcatgtatacttgtacatatgtatatatgtgcatgtttggaATTGCATTACATTTGATACCATTCTTTCTCCCAACAGATTCTGCCGACAAGCGTATTGAGGTGGCAAACCCTGTTGTTGAACTTGATGGCGATGAGATGACACGTATCATCTGGGAGAAGATCAAGGAATCTCTGATCTTCCCTTACCTCAAGGTTGGATGTTGCATAGCActtatccttttttattctttccttttagttgttctccctccatttccctccctccctccatttccctcccttcctaatattttttttgaCTTTCATTCCACATCAGTCTTGAAATATCCCAATTAAGAAGTTGAGTCTGTAACTGATTAGACCATTAAACTTTCAGATCGACTGCAAGTATTACGATCTCGGCCTCCCCTATCGTGATCAGACTGATGACCAGGTCACCATCGATGCTGCTTATGCCATTAAGAAGTACAATGTTGGAATCAAGTGTGCCACCATTACCCCTGATGAGCAGCGAGTGGAAGGTGAAATATGGAGATGTTTTTGGATTCTCTTGCATAGTGTGCAATATTGTAATACAGGAATTTTGTTCAGTTAGTCATGAAGGCCTTCATTTTGGAATTTTGATTTTCAGTGTAAGATGTCTATATCTAAGCTATTAAGGATAGAATGAAGAAATTTATTACCTAATGCTCACATGTGTAATTTCATAAGCTGAACTTTTTTCCCAGAATTTAAGTTGAAGAAGATGTGGCTAAGTCCTAATGGTACCATCCGTAACATCTTGGGTGGCACCGTATTCCGCGAGCCCATCCTCTGCGAGACCATTCCACGCCTGGTACCCGGCTGGACCCAGAGTATCATCATTGGCAGACATGCCCACGGAGACCAATACAAGGCCACCGATGTAGTCATTCCCAACAATGGAACAGTAAGTTTGCCTCTTACACAAGTTGAAAGTAAATCAACCGCAGAAATACAAAGGATGTTGGTTATAATCAGTAAACATGGTTTCCTAACGTAGGATTGAAATTTGAGTGAATTATCAGCCTTAAGCCTTGATTTAGGAGACTTTTTATATGCCAAAGTCTTTGGGAATTTATCCTTTGTCTGTTTTTGAATAACCCAACTTTACATTTAATGACAGGTGGAGATGGTTTACACCCCAGAGGGTGGTCAGCCAGAGAGGATGAAGGTCTTTGACTTCAAGAATGGTGGTGGTGTTACCATGGCCATGTACAACACAGACGAGTCTATCCGTTCTTTTGCACACTCCTCTTTCCAGGTACAAAGTGATAGTATAACATGCCAACGTTTGTGCTTGTATAGTGCAGTACTTttgcaaaaaggggggggggggggatgaaattgCAAGGAGGGgagttaaaataaaattttatccTCTCTCACCAGGTTGCTCTGGCAAAGGGCTGGCCCCTGTACATGTCTACCAAGAATACCATTCTCAAGCGCTATGACGGTCGTTTCAAGGACATCTTTGAGGAAATTTATGAGGCTGAATACAAGGTTTGAGAAAATGTTGCTTTTAGTTTGAGTGAAAATAATGACACTGCTTTAGCATTGTCCCTGAACAGGACTTTTCAAATATGAAGTTGAACCACTAGCCCTTTGGTTAAATTAGTATTATTGCCTTCCAGAAAGACTATGATGCTAAGGGCATCTGGTATGAGCACCGCCTTATTGACGACATGGTTGCTCAAGCACTGAAGTCTAATGGTGGTTTTGTTTGGGCTTGCAAGAACTACGATGGTGATGTCCAGTCTGATGTTGTTGCTCAGGGTTATGGTAAGAATTTGATGCAAAGGTTATTGGTTTTCACAGATAATGAATACTGCTTTAAGGAGCAGTTAATTAGCATTTGGAGTACATACcaaaaaagttttatttattcagtAAGGCAGGCTATGGGGGAAGTGTCAATCAAAGTCTGTGTATTGATCAAATTGTATGATCTATGCAAGTGAGGAAGCCATCTGACAGCTTTTAATTTTCCACAGGTTCTTTGGGTCTCATGACTTCTGTCCTCATGTGCCCTGATGGCAAGACCATCGAGTCAGAGGCTGCTCATGGAACTGTAACAAGACATTACCGTGAGCACCAGAAGGGTAACAACACCTCAACCAACCCTGTTGCTTCCATCTTTGCTTGGACTCGAGGCCTTGAACATCGTGCCAAGCTTGATGGTACCCCTGAGCTTGCcaggtaggttttttttttttttttcccctcctccctcctgggAGGTGAAGGACTGACATTGTCAGTGATGTGAAAATCTTTGCAGCCTTACCATGTGCAGCAAACATGCCACCTGAGCTTTACTAGCATATCTTGTACAGGCACAAAATCATTATTTGCACTTTCTTGCAGCATCACAACTAGATATTAAGACCTTGTTTTTATATAGCCATTATCTAATCTTCCATATGTTATGTTTAGTCTATTCCCATAATGTAATGGACTCCTTTTCTCTTAGGTTTGCTCAAGCCCTGGAGCTCGCTTGTGTTGACACTGTTGATGCTGGCCAAATGACCAAGGATCTGGCTGGCTGCATCCATGGCATCAGGAATGTGAAGGATGGCATGTACCTCTACACCAATGATTTCTTGGAAGCTATCCGCGAGAACCTTGCAAAGAAGATGGCTGCCTAAATCCATTGATCCATCAATCGCCTCATGTTAGCAGCTCCCTTACATCTGTCCTACCATAGCAATATGAATGAAGaacctatcttttttttcctttttttctttgtagaaTAAGACTTTTGACAATGATCCTCTTCATACAAACCTATGTAGGACACCGTAAGGATATGTTGGTACAAATCCTCAATCATCACTAGCATGTTGAATGCTTCTGAAGCAACCACTGATAATTTAACCATTTATAAAGAAATTCCCACATGCACTTCACCATGGGAATCCAGCTTATTTTTGCTTTCAGAAAtgccatatacattttttctttttcataaaatgTGTGGATATTTCATACATGTGGCAAGCTATTAAATGATCTATAGAAATGGTCAGGGAAATAATGGCAACACTTTTTATAACAGCACTTGAAAAATTGCACATTCTATCAATTAACAAGTGTCAGATGAGCAGTactgcaaaagaaaaacaatgcaaCAAACCTCTACCGTGCCCCCAATAGCTGCAAATTTTTCTCCAAAGTACAGATATAACTAGAATCTATGCATAAATTGACTTGATTAGGGTAGCACCCGTGGTGTCAAAACCACGGGGAATTAAAATTTGTATTTGCTTTTCAATTTCCTAGACATGAGTATATTTAGTCATTCCAGACAGGTGatgtaaatgaataatataaataacaaatacaagCATTTTGTTTCCTTTCCAACATCCTGTATTAAGAAATGAACTGGAAGGTAAAGTTAAATGAAGCTAGATTTTGTGGTAATGAAAATTGATACCCAATGACATGTTACTGATGCAATTTCAAATGGTCCAAGAATTTCtcaaatgagggggagggaggggagggatctcCTGCAAAGGACTGGTAAAAGATAAGAACacttttttaaaatatacatgtattttcactttttacaatttttaatttcttcaaatacCTCATGTTGCATGAAAGGAATTAATGGTTAAGACACAGTGGAGCAACAAACctgaatagttaaaaaaaaaaaaagaaaaaaaaaagttgactagGGTAGATTTCTAAACCTGGTACAGACTTGTAATAACTTGGATATCATGAATGGAATGCCATTGTGGGACTGTTGGAATATGGGCGGGTAGAACATTTACATGGTAATGGCAgtttctatttccttcctttcccttgagGTAGAAATGCATCGGACAATTCAACATTCaccaaaaaaaaagttgaaacccTTTCACAGATGATATGGCCATAAAGACTACAATTCTTTTGTCATTGTAAATATCATACTATAAATATTAGCTTGGTGGGAAAGAAAATTTAAGGGAATTGTTTAATAAATagctaaaaaaaattaaattcctATTTATGCTAATGACAGTTGTTCATATATCAGGAAATTTTAACTGCTCAGTCCTTTTAGACCCCCTTATACAAATTTACTGCAAATAACTTTTCATGGCTtggaatttaaatatttttttgtatatcatGGTAAAGGGGATGTGAACCAAAACAAAGTAAAACCATCCAACCCACATATTCCTGGAAGTTTGACAAAGTACCTCCAAAATCTTTGTCAGACAAATGATAATTTAATATGAACTAatcatggagagggagagggaataaataaGGGAATTGATTTTCAGGATTAAAAGTGGGCATAACGTTcctttaataataaaatagaataaacaaactACTGGACAGACCGTAAAGGCCTGTCCACACAGGCAGGTATGACCAGTGGGCAACTGTAAAGGTGATGTCACAGGTGGGAAAAGAACGTGGAAACTACTTTTtacccccccaccatcccttgcTCACTGCCATTGGGGGGTTTAGGAGGCAGAGACTAAGACCCAATGTTTGGATCTCAGCCCTCACCAACTAATTTTGTAggatcttctcttctctctctttccttttccttctcttcatccccttcttcagtCAACTTACccaaatcattaactcatttactCTTTgctacaatactttatcataatgccttCTTGCCACAGTACATTGTCATTGTGCTATATGACCTataatgtctagcacatttgttcATTTTgaacattctggaaatccacaaatattgccttgagagagagagaagaaaaaagaaaaaaaatttgccCGAGGCTTTACCCCCAAGTCCCACCCTATTGCTATATTTTAAATGTGCCGATAATGACCTTAGACGTTGACGCAActgaaaattttaaataaatgtttacCACCTGTTACACCCTCTATTCGTGCCCACTGATCATGCTGAGTTTTAATTGttcagatctgttttttttctttaagctaGTCTAGTATgtgtgtaaattaaaaaaaatggacaagCAGGAGCACAACTCTACAAAAGAAATTGATCTGAAACTTTTATTTAAAAAGGgaaatgttcatcatcatcaatatggcCATCGTTGTCATTTGCAATTTCAACattacttatactactaataTCAAGTGCCAAAGGCAGAGCAGTTTCAACCATTCTAAATAATTTTAAAAGTTAAAAAGGACTCGTTACCACAACGTGTAAGACATTTGATGTGACAATCTTTGACTTAAAGGATAAACTATTAAGATAATATCACTTGGTTTCCATACCAGGTCTCATATTCTAATGATCAAACCCAGAGGTAAATTCCACTTAAATAATCCAacgactaaaataaaaaaaaaaaaaaaaaaataaaaaataataataataaaaaggcatTACACACAACCTACAATTTCTCATCCTCTCTGTGCCAAAGACAGAAGTTTTCTTTTCTATAAGGAGTACTATGTATTGTAGACCTCAGATGTGAATCCAATGCAGGGACaaggtttcatatatattttacatcacCAACAACCACAAATGTCATGAAGGGTGAAAGCACTGTGTAAACGTGAAAACACTCGCATACATATCCTTGATTTTAGGGTGCTATTTGGAAGCATATCACTTTTCTGCTCAGACTTTccacttatccttcttctttcacACAACACTACTGTACAAACACTAAAGTACAATACTTTGCACCGTGTCCATTACGGAGCGGAAAGTGTTCAGCCATTCACTCAGACATGCAAAGGAGAGATGTTCATACCATTCAAATTCACAAGATATGAACCCCTGCAATAATATATTATGCTTTACATTATCTCTCTGTTAAAAAAATGTACAATGCTTATATTAAtgatctttttattccttctacctttctatcactctcactttctctctgcagATCCACATTTAACATCCTAATGCATCCGACATCATTACCTCTTGGCAGACTGTCTATTGGATGAAACATGATTACGATTTTTACTAGTTGTGGAGCCCCCAGAGTTTCCCCCATGACGCCCACTGCTATTGTGATGTGCGTGCCCATTGGAGGCTGACATGTTTCCTATCCCAGCC
The sequence above is drawn from the Penaeus chinensis breed Huanghai No. 1 chromosome 17, ASM1920278v2, whole genome shotgun sequence genome and encodes:
- the LOC125034236 gene encoding isocitrate dehydrogenase [NADP], mitochondrial-like, whose protein sequence is MTSTLVNVAKAALASVPKQAKVAVPTILSQRSYSADKRIEVANPVVELDGDEMTRIIWEKIKESLIFPYLKIDCKYYDLGLPYRDQTDDQVTIDAAYAIKKYNVGIKCATITPDEQRVEEFKLKKMWLSPNGTIRNILGGTVFREPILCETIPRLVPGWTQSIIIGRHAHGDQYKATDVVIPNNGTVEMVYTPEGGQPERMKVFDFKNGGGVTMAMYNTDESIRSFAHSSFQVALAKGWPLYMSTKNTILKRYDGRFKDIFEEIYEAEYKKDYDAKGIWYEHRLIDDMVAQALKSNGGFVWACKNYDGDVQSDVVAQGYGSLGLMTSVLMCPDGKTIESEAAHGTVTRHYREHQKGNNTSTNPVASIFAWTRGLEHRAKLDGTPELARFAQALELACVDTVDAGQMTKDLAGCIHGIRNVKDGMYLYTNDFLEAIRENLAKKMAA